One genomic segment of Flavobacteriaceae bacterium includes these proteins:
- the rfbB gene encoding dTDP-glucose 4,6-dehydratase, translating into MDTILVTGGAGFIGANFIPYYLKSNPNTKIVNIDVLTYAGDLRNLKDIEHHPQYSCIEGDICDRNLIEKLFSEYRFTGVIHFAAESHVDNSIDHPDLFVKTNVFGTFNLLDVAKKYWMEAPNVSKKEYKDVRFHHISTDEVYGTLGEKGFFTERTPYAPNSPYSASKASSDFLVRSYFHTYGMNVVTTHCSNNYGPKQHDEKLIPTIIRKAISGETIPIYGDGQNIRDWLYVLDHCKGIELVYKNGRIGETYAIGGRNERSNLYIAHTICELLDQIKPKKSSYKTQIRFVEDRPGHDFRYAIDASKIENNLGWRADENFESGILKTIKWYLNKYKY; encoded by the coding sequence ATGGATACCATTTTAGTTACGGGAGGAGCGGGATTTATCGGTGCAAATTTTATACCTTATTATCTGAAAAGTAATCCGAACACTAAAATTGTAAATATTGATGTATTGACATACGCAGGAGATTTAAGGAATTTGAAAGATATTGAACACCACCCGCAATATTCATGTATAGAAGGAGATATTTGTGATAGAAACCTTATAGAGAAGCTGTTTTCAGAATATCGTTTTACAGGAGTCATTCATTTTGCTGCCGAATCACATGTAGACAATTCTATAGATCATCCGGATTTATTTGTAAAAACCAATGTGTTCGGAACGTTTAATTTACTGGACGTGGCAAAAAAATATTGGATGGAAGCTCCAAATGTATCTAAAAAAGAGTATAAAGATGTCAGGTTTCACCATATTTCAACGGATGAAGTATACGGAACCTTGGGAGAAAAAGGTTTTTTTACGGAAAGAACACCTTATGCACCAAACAGCCCTTATAGTGCTTCCAAAGCATCTTCGGATTTTTTAGTAAGGAGCTATTTTCATACTTATGGAATGAATGTGGTAACTACGCATTGTTCAAATAATTACGGGCCAAAGCAACATGATGAAAAGCTAATTCCAACTATTATCAGAAAAGCAATTTCCGGAGAAACCATTCCCATTTACGGGGATGGACAAAACATCAGAGATTGGTTATATGTTTTAGATCATTGCAAGGGAATTGAATTGGTATATAAAAATGGCCGTATAGGAGAAACGTATGCTATTGGTGGAAGGAACGAGCGAAGCAATCTATATATAGCTCATACTATTTGTGAGTTATTAGATCAGATAAAACCTAAAAAGTCATCGTATAAAACTCAAATACGCTTTGTTGAGGATAGGCCGGGTCACGATTTCCGATATGCAATAGATGCATCTAAAATTGAAAACAACCTGGGGTGGAGAGCTGACGAAAATTTTGAATCGGGAATACTAAAAACCATCAAATGGTATTTAAATAAATATAAGTATTAA